In Shinella sp. XGS7, a single genomic region encodes these proteins:
- a CDS encoding ABC transporter substrate-binding protein, translating to MQGHPRFAVLRGMGLALAATAMLVLSGCNNSPYEQGAAKSNTIYNSFDERSPRYLDPTASYSNPESVYTYQIYEPLYAYHYLKRPYQLVPKVAEKVVRPYYLDKNGQRLPDDAPAEQIAQSVYDIPIKQGIKYQPHPALAVDEKGNYLYHHLTREQLGDKRSPWDFPVQGTREMVAEDYVYAIKRHATPRIEAPVYAVFSEYVLGLKEYGQRVREENAKLLKDLPESIRDKPFLDFRQWPLEGAQALDKYTLRVRIKGKYPQWQYWMAMTFIAPLPWEADAFYAQPGMAENSMSLNQWPIGTGPYMMTEYVQDRRHVMKRNPNYRGEPYPCEGSDADRQAGLLDDCGKTMPFADTIVSTIVKEKVPRKELFKQGYLDVPEIERPEWGVDFQVDMDDSDEVKAAYQAKGFKFPMATDINSWYLGFNWMDPVVGKGDTPEQQRKNRKLRQALSIAIDWEEGYGRIFRSKGGVAAHGPVPPGVFGSREDEPGNFNPVTHHLVEGKVVRRPIEDAKKLLAEAGYPDGRDAQTGKPLVLSYDYQRAPTPETKAELDWMVKQFAKLDIQLEIRATDYNQFQDKVHKGKHQIFWWGWLADYPDAENFLFLLYGPNSKSKHEGENTANYENAEYDRLYRRMQTLEDGPEKQKVIDQMVQIAREDAPWAWGYWPYVGLAFQPWVHNGKPGIMIRDMARYYRIDPQQRAAKQAEWNRPIWWPLGLLLAGALAIIWATRRSFRARELATAKGYDTARTGQSAA from the coding sequence ATGCAAGGGCATCCCCGATTCGCCGTGCTGCGCGGCATGGGCCTGGCGCTGGCCGCCACGGCCATGCTGGTGCTCAGCGGCTGCAACAACAGCCCCTATGAGCAAGGTGCGGCCAAGTCCAACACCATCTACAACTCCTTCGACGAGCGCTCTCCGCGCTATCTGGACCCGACCGCCTCCTACAGCAATCCGGAGTCGGTCTACACCTACCAGATCTACGAGCCGCTCTACGCCTACCACTACCTGAAGCGGCCCTACCAGCTGGTGCCCAAGGTGGCCGAGAAGGTGGTGCGCCCCTACTACCTGGACAAGAACGGCCAGCGCCTGCCGGACGATGCGCCGGCCGAGCAGATCGCGCAGTCGGTCTATGACATCCCGATCAAGCAGGGCATCAAGTACCAGCCGCACCCGGCCCTGGCGGTGGACGAGAAGGGCAACTACCTCTACCACCACCTGACGCGCGAACAGCTGGGCGACAAGCGTTCGCCCTGGGACTTCCCGGTGCAGGGCACGCGCGAGATGGTGGCCGAGGACTATGTCTACGCCATCAAGCGCCACGCCACGCCGCGTATCGAGGCGCCGGTCTATGCCGTGTTCTCGGAATACGTGCTGGGGCTCAAGGAGTATGGGCAACGGGTCCGCGAGGAGAACGCCAAGCTGCTCAAGGACCTGCCGGAGTCCATCCGCGACAAGCCCTTCCTTGACTTCCGCCAGTGGCCGCTGGAAGGCGCCCAGGCCCTGGACAAATACACCTTGCGCGTGCGCATCAAGGGCAAGTATCCGCAGTGGCAGTACTGGATGGCCATGACCTTCATCGCGCCGCTGCCCTGGGAGGCCGATGCCTTCTACGCCCAGCCCGGCATGGCCGAGAACAGCATGTCGCTGAATCAGTGGCCCATCGGCACAGGCCCCTACATGATGACCGAGTACGTGCAGGACCGGCGCCATGTGATGAAGCGCAACCCCAATTACCGCGGCGAGCCCTATCCCTGCGAAGGCTCGGACGCCGACCGCCAGGCCGGCCTGCTGGATGACTGCGGCAAGACCATGCCCTTCGCCGACACCATCGTCTCCACCATCGTCAAGGAGAAGGTGCCGCGCAAGGAGCTGTTCAAGCAGGGCTATCTGGATGTGCCCGAGATCGAACGGCCCGAGTGGGGCGTGGACTTCCAGGTCGATATGGACGACTCCGATGAGGTCAAGGCCGCCTACCAGGCCAAGGGCTTCAAGTTCCCCATGGCGACCGATATCAACAGCTGGTACCTGGGCTTCAACTGGATGGACCCGGTGGTGGGCAAGGGTGACACGCCCGAGCAGCAGCGCAAGAACCGCAAGCTGCGCCAGGCCCTGTCCATCGCCATCGACTGGGAGGAGGGCTATGGCCGCATCTTCCGCAGCAAGGGTGGCGTGGCCGCGCATGGCCCGGTGCCGCCCGGCGTCTTCGGTTCGCGCGAGGACGAGCCCGGCAATTTCAACCCCGTGACCCACCATCTGGTGGAGGGCAAGGTGGTTCGCCGCCCCATCGAGGACGCGAAAAAGCTGCTGGCCGAGGCCGGCTATCCGGACGGCCGCGACGCCCAGACCGGCAAGCCCCTGGTGCTGAGCTATGACTACCAGCGCGCGCCGACGCCCGAGACCAAGGCCGAGCTGGACTGGATGGTCAAGCAGTTCGCCAAGCTGGACATCCAGCTGGAGATCCGCGCCACCGACTACAACCAGTTCCAGGACAAGGTGCACAAGGGCAAGCACCAGATCTTCTGGTGGGGCTGGCTGGCCGACTATCCCGACGCCGAGAACTTCCTCTTCCTGCTCTACGGACCCAATAGCAAGTCCAAGCACGAGGGCGAGAACACCGCCAACTACGAGAACGCCGAGTACGACCGCCTCTACCGCCGCATGCAGACCCTGGAGGACGGGCCGGAGAAGCAGAAGGTGATCGACCAGATGGTGCAGATCGCTCGCGAAGACGCGCCCTGGGCCTGGGGCTACTGGCCCTATGTGGGCCTGGCCTTCCAGCCCTGGGTGCACAACGGCAAGCCCGGCATCATGATCCGTGACATGGCGCGCTACTACCGCATCGACCCGCAGCAGCGCGCGGCCAAGCAGGCCGAGTGGAACCGCCCCATCTGGTGGCCGCTGGGCCTGCTGCTGGCGGGCGCCCTCGCCATCATCTGGGCCACGCGACGCTCCTTCCGCGCCCGCGAGCTGGCCACGGCCAAGGGCTATGACACCGCACGTACCGGCCAAAGCGCCGCCTGA
- a CDS encoding ABC transporter permease, translating to MLNYMIRRLGYGVLILIGVNLFTFFLFFSVNTPDDMARLNIGGKRVTQEQIEKWKVERGYDKPLYWNEAEAGAQKVTKTILWERSVSLMMLDFGRSDARQAVNIGHEIKTRMGVSLQLAVPLFVLQVIVSTAFALLLVFFRNSRIDFWGVVLCVLMLSISSLFYIIVGQYFFSRVLKLVPINGYAAGLDAIKFLALPIALSLLSRLGGEARLYRAMFLEEVGKDYVRTARAKGLSEQIVLFRHVLRNALIPIITSAGAYLPYVFLGSLVFESFFGIPGLGAFVIEAISGQDFAIVRTMVFLGAVLYIATNIVIDIAYTFVDPRVRLA from the coding sequence ATGCTGAACTACATGATCCGCCGGCTCGGCTACGGCGTGCTGATCCTGATCGGGGTGAATCTCTTCACCTTCTTCCTCTTCTTCTCGGTCAACACGCCCGACGATATGGCGCGCCTGAACATCGGCGGCAAGCGCGTCACCCAGGAGCAGATCGAGAAGTGGAAGGTCGAGCGCGGCTATGACAAGCCGCTGTACTGGAACGAGGCCGAGGCCGGCGCCCAGAAGGTGACCAAGACCATCCTCTGGGAGCGCTCGGTCTCGCTGATGATGCTGGACTTTGGCCGCTCGGATGCGCGTCAGGCCGTGAACATCGGCCACGAGATCAAGACCCGCATGGGGGTGAGCCTGCAGCTGGCGGTGCCGCTCTTCGTGCTGCAGGTGATCGTGAGCACGGCCTTCGCCCTGCTGCTGGTCTTCTTCCGCAACTCACGCATCGACTTCTGGGGCGTGGTGCTGTGCGTGCTGATGCTCTCGATCTCCAGCCTGTTTTACATCATCGTGGGCCAGTATTTCTTCTCGCGCGTGCTCAAGCTGGTGCCCATCAACGGCTACGCGGCGGGCCTGGACGCGATTAAGTTCCTGGCCCTGCCCATCGCCCTGTCCCTGCTCTCGCGCCTGGGCGGCGAGGCGCGCCTGTACCGCGCCATGTTCCTGGAAGAGGTGGGCAAGGACTATGTGCGCACCGCGCGGGCCAAGGGCCTGTCCGAGCAGATCGTGCTGTTCCGCCATGTGCTGCGCAATGCCCTGATTCCCATCATCACCAGCGCGGGCGCCTATCTGCCCTATGTCTTCCTGGGCTCCCTGGTGTTCGAGAGCTTCTTCGGCATCCCGGGTCTGGGCGCCTTCGTGATCGAGGCCATCTCGGGCCAGGACTTCGCCATCGTGCGCACCATGGTCTTCCTGGGCGCCGTGCTCTACATCGCCACCAATATCGTGATCGACATCGCCTACACCTTTGTCGATCCGCGCGTGCGGCTCGCCTGA
- a CDS encoding ABC transporter permease, producing the protein MGFKFVLLWTDVALWLMFAALLAYVLRLRARPNLRVTWERVLRDPAAASAGLVLLLFLLVTALDSVHFRRALPAEPGAQVFYDTRTESVLDLVLARQIAMREVSYSAPLAYQGLNKESFTDAAGQPQRDYPRLAFGGAHLSEPLQQWAGDVGQRALLGLLGGAALGGLALLGFAAGLARSHGGLGQALRDLLADRTHYPLRALWITLTVTLLLCGPVLALMNHYHVFGTDRTGNDVLYQALKSVRTAFVIGAISTLATLPLALVLGILAGYFKGWVDEVIQYVYTTLSSVPNVLLIAACVLMVQVFLDKNPGLFETGAERSDLKMFLLCVILGVTGWAGLCRLVRGETLKLRELDYVQAATAFGVSDARIMARHIVPNVMHLVLITVVLSFSELILYEAVLTYVGVGVDPSMNSFGGMINLARSEMSREPVVWWSFAAAFGFMVTLVLAANLFADGVRDAFDPRARSLRPRVLKPIAKT; encoded by the coding sequence ATGGGATTCAAGTTCGTTCTGCTGTGGACCGATGTGGCGCTGTGGCTGATGTTTGCCGCGCTGCTAGCCTATGTGCTGCGCCTGCGCGCCCGGCCCAATCTGCGTGTGACCTGGGAGCGCGTGCTGCGCGACCCGGCCGCGGCCTCGGCCGGCTTGGTGCTGCTGCTTTTTCTGCTGGTGACGGCGCTGGACAGCGTGCATTTCCGCCGCGCCCTGCCGGCCGAGCCCGGCGCCCAGGTCTTCTACGACACCCGCACGGAGTCGGTGCTGGACCTGGTGCTGGCGCGCCAGATCGCCATGCGCGAGGTCAGCTACTCCGCGCCCCTGGCCTACCAGGGCCTGAACAAGGAGAGCTTCACCGATGCCGCGGGCCAGCCCCAGCGCGACTATCCGCGCCTGGCCTTCGGCGGCGCGCATCTGAGCGAGCCGCTGCAGCAGTGGGCGGGTGATGTGGGGCAGCGTGCTCTGCTGGGCCTGCTGGGCGGCGCCGCTCTGGGCGGCCTGGCCCTGCTGGGCTTTGCCGCCGGCCTGGCGCGCAGCCATGGCGGCCTGGGCCAGGCCCTGCGTGATCTGCTGGCCGACCGCACGCACTACCCGCTGCGCGCGCTCTGGATCACGCTGACGGTGACCCTGCTGCTGTGCGGGCCGGTGCTGGCCCTGATGAACCACTACCATGTGTTCGGCACCGACCGCACCGGCAACGACGTGCTCTACCAGGCGCTCAAGAGCGTGCGCACGGCCTTTGTGATCGGCGCCATCTCCACCCTAGCGACATTGCCGTTGGCCCTGGTGCTGGGCATCCTGGCCGGCTACTTCAAGGGCTGGGTGGATGAAGTGATCCAGTACGTCTACACCACGCTCAGCTCGGTGCCCAATGTGCTGCTGATCGCGGCCTGCGTGCTGATGGTTCAGGTCTTCCTGGACAAGAACCCGGGCCTCTTCGAGACCGGCGCTGAGCGCTCGGACCTGAAGATGTTCCTGCTCTGCGTGATCCTGGGCGTGACTGGCTGGGCCGGCCTGTGCCGCCTGGTGCGCGGCGAGACGCTCAAGCTGCGCGAGCTGGACTATGTGCAGGCCGCCACGGCCTTCGGTGTGAGCGACGCGCGCATCATGGCCCGCCACATCGTGCCGAACGTGATGCATCTGGTGCTGATCACGGTGGTGCTGAGCTTCTCCGAACTCATTCTCTATGAGGCCGTGCTCACCTATGTGGGCGTGGGCGTGGACCCGAGCATGAACAGCTTCGGCGGCATGATCAATCTGGCCCGTTCGGAGATGTCGCGCGAGCCCGTGGTGTGGTGGAGCTTTGCCGCCGCCTTCGGTTTCATGGTCACCCTGGTGCTGGCCGCCAACCTCTTTGCCGACGGCGTGCGCGACGCCTTTGATCCGCGCGCCCGCAGCCTGCGCCCGCGCGTGCTCAAGCCCATCGCCAAGACCTGA